A part of Thiomicrorhabdus sediminis genomic DNA contains:
- a CDS encoding sulfurtransferase TusA family protein: protein MTENSEQIMRIDAKGLKCPMPVIKLQQQVRSCTKGSKICISCTDSGAEKDIASWVKVNKHIWLDCTATDYGCDICIEVAGRN, encoded by the coding sequence ATGACAGAAAATAGTGAACAAATCATGCGAATCGACGCTAAAGGATTGAAATGCCCGATGCCGGTAATTAAACTGCAGCAACAGGTTAGGAGCTGCACTAAAGGCAGCAAAATCTGCATTAGCTGTACCGATAGTGGCGCAGAAAAAGACATTGCTTCATGGGTAAAGGTAAACAAGCACATCTGGCTCGATTGCACCGCTACCGATTATGGTTGTGATATCTGCATTGAGGTGGCTGGCCGTAACTAA
- the erpA gene encoding iron-sulfur cluster insertion protein ErpA encodes MSDIPQPLNFTEAAALKVSGLIEDEQNPNLKLRVYITGGGCSGFSYGFTFDESQADDDTVVTRDGVTLLVDPMSFQYLVGAKIDYLEDLQGARFVIENPNATTTCGCGSSFSV; translated from the coding sequence ATGTCTGATATTCCACAACCATTAAATTTCACAGAAGCGGCGGCTTTAAAAGTCAGTGGCTTGATTGAAGATGAGCAGAACCCGAACCTTAAACTGCGTGTTTATATCACAGGCGGTGGTTGTTCCGGTTTCTCATACGGATTCACTTTCGATGAATCGCAAGCGGATGATGATACCGTAGTCACTCGTGATGGTGTGACTTTGCTGGTTGATCCTATGAGCTTCCAGTACTTGGTTGGTGCCAAAATCGACTATCTAGAAGACCTGCAGGGCGCGCGTTTTGTGATTGAAAACCCAAATGCGACAACAACCTGTGGATGTGGTTCGTCATTTAGTGTTTAA
- a CDS encoding lysophospholipid acyltransferase family protein produces MKMIYFLRSVLFSIGQVSTLVLFSLLGQFTRPFSFATRYNFMRYWAHFCIWWVKITCGIKYNVHGADNINTDKAGLILARHESAWETFALQEIFPRQAYVLKRELLKIPFFGWGMALLRPIAIDRGAGRQALNQLVKEGQQRLQDGDWVVVFPEGTRMPSGKLGKINIGGAMLASKAGAPVYLVAHNAGSVWPKNSFIKKPGVVDIYISEPLDASAMSAAEINQQIESWFSQHLVLADKREEADK; encoded by the coding sequence ATGAAGATGATTTATTTTTTACGTTCTGTGCTATTTTCTATAGGTCAGGTTTCCACTTTGGTTTTGTTCTCGTTACTGGGCCAATTTACTCGACCTTTCTCTTTTGCGACACGTTATAACTTTATGCGCTACTGGGCCCATTTTTGTATTTGGTGGGTAAAAATTACTTGCGGTATTAAATATAACGTACATGGTGCCGATAATATCAATACGGATAAAGCGGGCCTAATTCTTGCTAGACATGAATCGGCTTGGGAAACCTTTGCTTTGCAGGAGATTTTTCCGCGTCAGGCTTACGTGCTGAAAAGAGAGTTATTGAAAATTCCTTTTTTTGGTTGGGGTATGGCTTTGTTAAGACCGATTGCCATTGATCGTGGCGCCGGTCGGCAAGCATTGAACCAGTTGGTGAAAGAAGGTCAGCAACGTTTGCAGGATGGTGATTGGGTGGTCGTTTTCCCGGAAGGCACAAGGATGCCTAGCGGCAAACTCGGCAAAATCAATATCGGTGGTGCCATGCTCGCTTCCAAGGCGGGCGCACCGGTGTATCTTGTGGCGCATAATGCCGGCAGTGTTTGGCCGAAAAACAGCTTTATCAAAAAACCAGGGGTGGTTGATATCTATATCAGCGAGCCCTTAGATGCCTCAGCAATGTCTGCGGCCGAGATCAATCAACAAATAGAGAGTTGGTTCAGTCAGCACCTTGTTTTAGCAGACAAGCGTGAGGAGGCCGACAAATGA
- the glyS gene encoding glycine--tRNA ligase subunit beta, which produces MTMNTEAFLVEIGTEELPPKALKKLSQAFADGIVAGLAEAELAHGEVKLFAAPRRLAVTIDALQTQQQDKIVERKGPAKKAAFDADGNPTKALQGFMRGCGAQVEDLVEIDTDKGVWMAYNLEQKGVDAKALLGNIVAQSLAKLPIPKRMRWGSWDVEFVRPVHWALMLLGSEVVDAEILGHKTGNITRGHRFHAPQEIVINHADEYADKLANQGYVLADFAERSASIKQQVEQVAKQAGGEAVIDAELLEEVTALNEWPNAVVGEFETSFLAVPSEALVSAMAGHQKYFHMVDGNGKLMPNFITISNIASSNPQSVKFGNERVIRPRLADAKFFWDQDRKQPLDDFLPRLKTVVFQQQLGTLFDKVERLETLTVKIAKPLGVESQIAERAARLSKCDLMSEMVGEFPDLQGVMGRYYAMEQKEDQQVADAIDAQYQPRFAGDDLPSSAVAQALAIADKLDTITGIYGIGQVPTGDKDPFALRRAALGLLRIMIEKNLDLDLRLLIEFSLKLHEQVKMTEELVNDIYDFIISRLRAYYADQGVSAEQFEAVRVCRPAHPVDFAKRIEAVQQFAQMDGAASLSAANKRISNILKKVDGEINDTVNAKLFAEAAEQQLWDKLDALRETVSEQIAKRDFVAAISELATIREAVDQFFDDVMVMADNDAVKQNRLALLNQIYELFLEVADISRL; this is translated from the coding sequence ATGACAATGAACACAGAAGCATTTTTAGTTGAAATCGGTACCGAAGAGTTGCCGCCAAAAGCATTGAAAAAATTATCGCAAGCCTTTGCCGACGGGATTGTTGCCGGTTTAGCGGAAGCGGAATTGGCACATGGTGAGGTCAAATTGTTTGCCGCGCCACGCCGTTTAGCGGTAACCATCGATGCCTTGCAAACTCAGCAGCAGGACAAGATTGTCGAGCGAAAAGGGCCGGCCAAGAAAGCCGCTTTTGATGCAGACGGTAATCCAACCAAAGCGTTGCAAGGTTTTATGCGTGGTTGTGGCGCACAGGTTGAAGACTTGGTGGAAATCGATACCGATAAAGGTGTCTGGATGGCTTATAACCTAGAGCAGAAAGGGGTGGATGCCAAGGCGCTTTTAGGCAATATCGTTGCTCAGTCGTTGGCCAAATTGCCGATTCCAAAACGTATGCGTTGGGGGAGCTGGGATGTTGAATTCGTGCGTCCGGTGCATTGGGCGCTGATGTTATTGGGCAGTGAAGTTGTCGATGCAGAAATCTTGGGGCATAAGACCGGCAACATCACCAGAGGTCACCGTTTCCATGCGCCGCAGGAAATTGTTATCAATCATGCCGATGAGTATGCCGACAAACTAGCCAATCAAGGTTATGTATTGGCCGATTTTGCAGAACGTTCGGCATCGATCAAACAACAGGTCGAGCAGGTCGCCAAGCAAGCCGGTGGTGAAGCGGTGATTGATGCCGAGCTGTTGGAAGAGGTTACCGCCTTGAACGAATGGCCCAATGCGGTGGTCGGTGAGTTTGAGACCTCTTTCCTGGCGGTACCGTCTGAGGCTTTGGTTTCGGCAATGGCGGGACACCAGAAATATTTCCATATGGTCGATGGCAACGGCAAGTTAATGCCTAATTTCATCACGATTTCCAATATTGCCAGCTCCAATCCGCAATCGGTTAAATTCGGTAATGAGCGCGTGATCCGTCCACGTTTGGCGGATGCCAAGTTCTTCTGGGATCAGGATCGTAAACAACCATTGGATGATTTTTTACCGCGCTTGAAAACGGTCGTATTCCAACAGCAGTTGGGAACCCTGTTCGATAAGGTTGAGCGTCTGGAAACCTTGACGGTGAAAATCGCCAAGCCATTAGGTGTGGAATCACAGATTGCCGAGCGTGCCGCTCGTTTATCGAAGTGCGACTTGATGTCGGAAATGGTTGGTGAATTTCCAGATCTCCAAGGTGTGATGGGGCGTTATTATGCCATGGAGCAAAAAGAAGATCAGCAGGTCGCCGATGCGATCGATGCGCAATATCAACCACGTTTTGCCGGTGATGATTTGCCATCATCAGCCGTCGCACAAGCTTTGGCGATTGCCGACAAGCTGGATACCATTACCGGTATCTATGGTATCGGTCAGGTGCCGACCGGTGATAAGGATCCGTTTGCTTTGCGTCGTGCCGCCTTGGGACTGTTGCGTATTATGATTGAGAAGAACCTGGATCTTGATCTGCGCCTATTGATTGAATTCAGTTTGAAACTGCATGAGCAGGTCAAGATGACAGAGGAACTGGTCAATGATATCTATGATTTCATTATCTCTCGTCTGCGTGCTTATTATGCCGATCAAGGTGTTAGCGCTGAGCAGTTCGAAGCGGTACGCGTTTGTCGTCCGGCACACCCGGTTGATTTTGCCAAACGTATCGAGGCGGTACAACAGTTCGCGCAAATGGATGGCGCGGCCAGCTTGAGTGCGGCCAATAAACGTATCAGCAATATCCTTAAAAAGGTCGATGGTGAAATCAACGATACAGTCAATGCTAAGCTGTTTGCCGAAGCGGCGGAACAGCAGCTTTGGGATAAGTTGGATGCGTTGCGTGAAACCGTTAGCGAGCAAATTGCCAAGCGTGATTTTGTTGCGGCGATTTCCGAGTTGGCGACTATCCGTGAAGCGGTTGATCAGTTCTTTGACGATGTCATGGTTATGGCCGATAACGATGCGGTCAAACAGAACCGTCTGGCGTTATTGAATCAGATTTATGAGTTGTTCTTAGAGGTTGCGGATATTTCCCGCCTGTAA
- the argC gene encoding N-acetyl-gamma-glutamyl-phosphate reductase encodes MEQTTVKIGIVGGTGYTGVELLRILANHNQAQVVAITSRSESGVKVADMYPNLRGIYDLAFSEPTVEVLQACDVVFFATPHGVAMSMAHELTAAGVKVIDLAADFRINDLAVWSKWYGLEHTCEDLMPQVAYGLPEVFREQVKQANIIANPGCYPTSILLALKPLIDHDLIDVSDIVADGKSGVSGAGRGANVAMLGAEMSESFKAYGVAGHRHLPEMQDKLMQMAEQNIGLTFVPHLVPMIRGMESSVYANLKTDMGQDQLQTLFEECYADETFVDVMPAGSLPETRMVKGSNMCRMAVYRPPGSNKVVVTSVIDNLVKGAAGQAVQNMNILFGLPENSGLNQVALLP; translated from the coding sequence ATGGAACAAACTACAGTCAAAATCGGTATTGTCGGTGGGACAGGTTATACCGGTGTCGAGCTTTTAAGAATTCTAGCCAATCATAATCAGGCACAAGTCGTCGCGATTACTTCACGAAGTGAGTCGGGTGTTAAGGTGGCGGATATGTACCCCAATCTGCGTGGTATCTATGACCTGGCTTTTTCCGAACCAACGGTAGAAGTGTTGCAGGCGTGTGATGTGGTGTTTTTTGCGACTCCGCACGGCGTGGCGATGAGTATGGCGCACGAATTGACGGCAGCCGGTGTTAAGGTGATCGATCTGGCCGCGGATTTCCGTATCAATGACTTGGCCGTCTGGAGCAAATGGTATGGCCTGGAACACACTTGTGAGGATTTGATGCCACAGGTTGCCTATGGTTTGCCGGAGGTTTTCCGTGAGCAAGTCAAACAAGCGAACATCATTGCCAATCCGGGCTGTTATCCAACCAGCATTCTTTTGGCATTGAAACCGTTGATTGATCACGACCTGATTGATGTCAGTGATATTGTCGCCGATGGTAAATCGGGTGTTAGCGGGGCCGGTCGTGGCGCCAATGTTGCCATGTTGGGTGCTGAAATGAGTGAAAGCTTTAAGGCTTATGGTGTAGCAGGGCATCGTCATCTTCCCGAGATGCAGGATAAACTAATGCAGATGGCGGAGCAAAACATCGGGCTGACTTTCGTACCGCATTTGGTACCGATGATTCGTGGTATGGAATCTTCCGTTTATGCCAACCTTAAAACTGATATGGGCCAAGATCAGTTGCAGACGCTGTTTGAAGAGTGCTATGCGGATGAGACTTTTGTCGATGTTATGCCAGCCGGCAGTTTACCTGAGACGCGTATGGTCAAGGGGTCCAATATGTGCCGTATGGCCGTGTATCGTCCACCGGGGAGTAATAAGGTCGTGGTGACTTCGGTGATTGATAACTTGGTTAAAGGTGCAGCGGGGCAAGCGGTTCAGAATATGAATATTCTTTTCGGTCTGCCGGAAAACAGTGGTTTGAACCAGGTCGCTTTATTACCTTAA
- the glyQ gene encoding glycine--tRNA ligase subunit alpha, with translation MSANAATDIRTFQGLIQTLQAFWAEQGCVVMQPYDNEMGAGTFHPSTFLRAVGPEPWRAAYVQPCRRPTDGRYGENPNRLQHYYQFQVMLKPSPDNIQELYLESLKKMGIDPLEHDIRFVEDNWESPTLGAWGLGWEVWMNGMEVTQFTYFQQVGGLECRPVTGEITYGLERIAMYLQGVDSVYDLTWVDGPGGKVTYGDVFHQNEVEMSTYNFEKADTEILFRTFDECEQIFSELVEAKLPLPAYEQVLKASHAFNMLDARHAISVTERARFIGRVRTMARQIAQSYYEGREALGFPLVKEEAK, from the coding sequence GTGTCGGCAAATGCAGCAACGGATATTCGCACTTTCCAAGGTTTGATACAGACCTTGCAAGCTTTCTGGGCAGAGCAGGGTTGTGTGGTAATGCAGCCTTACGATAATGAAATGGGAGCAGGGACTTTCCATCCATCTACATTTCTTCGCGCGGTAGGGCCTGAGCCTTGGCGTGCCGCTTATGTTCAGCCATGTCGTCGTCCGACTGACGGTCGTTACGGCGAAAATCCGAACCGTCTGCAGCACTACTACCAGTTCCAAGTCATGCTCAAGCCGTCTCCTGACAATATTCAGGAGCTTTATCTCGAATCTTTGAAAAAGATGGGCATTGATCCACTAGAGCACGATATCCGTTTTGTTGAAGACAATTGGGAGTCGCCAACTTTGGGTGCCTGGGGGCTTGGCTGGGAAGTCTGGATGAACGGTATGGAAGTGACACAGTTCACTTATTTCCAGCAGGTCGGCGGACTGGAATGTCGTCCGGTGACTGGTGAAATCACCTATGGTCTTGAGCGCATCGCCATGTATTTGCAGGGTGTGGATTCGGTTTATGACCTGACTTGGGTAGATGGTCCAGGTGGTAAGGTGACCTATGGTGATGTGTTCCACCAAAACGAAGTGGAAATGTCGACCTATAACTTTGAAAAGGCCGATACAGAGATTCTGTTTAGAACCTTTGATGAATGCGAACAGATTTTTAGCGAGCTGGTTGAAGCAAAACTGCCTCTACCGGCTTATGAACAGGTATTAAAAGCCTCCCATGCCTTCAATATGTTGGATGCACGTCATGCCATCAGTGTAACCGAGCGAGCGCGCTTTATCGGTCGTGTCCGTACTATGGCGCGTCAGATTGCGCAGTCATATTACGAAGGTCGAGAAGCGCTTGGCTTCCCGTTGGTAAAAGAGGAGGCAAAATAA
- a CDS encoding M23 family metallopeptidase, whose protein sequence is MRTLLKNTTLHKLLISFILIFTVIIFLPTSSIANLPAKTINLPLPPLAKDEADKTAQTFQDPTENWQQHKIKIRPNDSLSTALEKINIGATTVYKIARTKNSKLITDLKVGDELTVWIDSDQQLQKILYPKTQTVSYELVKTENGYFIDEKVSDVEIRTETAYGKIEGAFYLAAERAGLSAKSIMQLADMFAWDIDFIREFYKGDTFKVIYETRYLNGEYIGDGDILAAQITTNGGRETHNGFILRDKDKVIGFYDDNGKNLKKAFLRNPVDYVRITSKFNPKRFHPVLKKWRSHRGVDYGGPKGTPIRATGSGKIITRGWGNGYGNHVKIQHAGKYMTVYGHLSKFGKFKRGQYVKQGDVIGYMGMTGLATGVHLHYEFRINGKHVDPLKMKFPAANPVAAKYKQRFKQNSRFLLSQLDRIDGQTYIAKGFE, encoded by the coding sequence ATGAGAACCTTGCTCAAAAATACAACCCTGCACAAACTTCTTATCAGTTTTATTCTGATATTTACCGTTATTATTTTCTTGCCTACCAGCTCTATAGCCAACCTGCCGGCAAAAACTATCAACCTGCCTCTACCGCCATTAGCCAAAGATGAAGCCGACAAGACTGCGCAAACCTTTCAGGACCCAACAGAAAATTGGCAACAGCATAAGATCAAAATCCGCCCGAACGACTCCTTGAGCACGGCATTGGAAAAAATCAATATCGGCGCCACCACGGTATATAAAATTGCCCGCACGAAAAACAGCAAACTGATTACCGATTTAAAGGTCGGCGATGAACTGACCGTATGGATCGATAGCGACCAACAACTGCAAAAAATCCTTTACCCTAAGACACAAACCGTCTCTTATGAGCTGGTGAAAACCGAGAACGGTTACTTTATTGATGAAAAGGTTTCCGATGTCGAAATTCGTACCGAAACGGCCTATGGAAAAATCGAAGGCGCATTTTATCTTGCCGCTGAGCGAGCAGGCCTAAGCGCAAAAAGCATTATGCAGCTGGCCGATATGTTCGCTTGGGATATCGACTTTATTCGCGAGTTCTACAAGGGTGATACCTTTAAGGTCATTTATGAAACGCGCTACCTAAATGGTGAATATATTGGCGACGGCGACATTCTGGCTGCGCAAATCACCACCAATGGCGGTCGTGAAACTCATAATGGCTTCATCCTTCGTGACAAGGACAAGGTTATCGGCTTTTATGACGACAACGGCAAAAACCTGAAAAAAGCCTTTCTGCGCAACCCGGTTGATTATGTGCGCATAACCTCCAAATTCAACCCTAAACGCTTCCACCCGGTATTGAAAAAGTGGCGTTCACACCGTGGTGTCGATTACGGCGGCCCTAAAGGCACACCGATCCGTGCCACAGGTAGCGGTAAAATCATTACCCGCGGCTGGGGTAACGGCTATGGTAATCACGTCAAAATTCAACATGCCGGTAAATACATGACCGTGTACGGCCACCTTTCTAAGTTTGGTAAATTCAAGCGTGGTCAGTATGTGAAACAGGGCGATGTCATCGGTTATATGGGGATGACGGGCTTGGCAACCGGCGTACATCTGCATTATGAATTCCGTATCAACGGTAAACACGTTGACCCATTGAAAATGAAATTCCCGGCTGCCAATCCGGTGGCGGCAAAATATAAACAGCGTTTTAAACAGAACAGCCGCTTTTTGCTGTCTCAGCTGGATCGAATTGATGGCCAAACCTATATCGCCAAAGGTTTTGAATAA
- a CDS encoding anhydro-N-acetylmuramic acid kinase, whose translation MANPDSKLFIGLMSGTSADGIDSALVHIDDAHIELIEFATYPLSTALKDQLLKLNQNCEISLETLCQLQYSVANEFAAATQTLLKQNRLDKSDICAIGSHGQTIYHAPHIPMTLQIGHPAIIAKQTGIQVAGDFRVDDMALGGQGAPFAPAFHQALFSQMHDTFVVNIGGIANISFLPGMNNHQPIIGWDCGPGNCLMDELSQREFAQSYDADGAIAQQGRVNSALLTLCLADSYFAQNYPKSTGRDLFNWQWLQHKLDQLDRISNLDIMATLAELTAKTISQDIERLPSDRTGNIIISGGGAYNPYLMARLQQFLPSFKVISSDQLDIAADAIEAMMCAWLAQQRIELQSVPLASVTGAQRNAVLGGLWHP comes from the coding sequence ATGGCTAACCCTGACAGTAAGCTTTTTATCGGTTTAATGTCAGGCACCAGTGCAGACGGCATTGATAGTGCCTTGGTACATATTGATGACGCTCATATCGAGCTGATCGAGTTTGCCACCTACCCTTTAAGCACGGCTTTAAAAGACCAGCTGTTGAAGCTTAATCAAAACTGCGAAATCAGTCTAGAAACCTTGTGTCAGCTGCAATACAGTGTTGCCAATGAATTTGCCGCAGCGACGCAAACATTACTTAAACAAAACCGGCTCGACAAATCTGATATCTGTGCCATCGGCAGCCACGGCCAAACCATTTACCACGCCCCACATATTCCGATGACGTTACAAATTGGCCATCCGGCGATTATCGCAAAGCAGACCGGCATTCAAGTAGCCGGTGATTTTCGTGTCGACGACATGGCTTTAGGCGGTCAAGGCGCTCCTTTTGCCCCGGCCTTTCATCAGGCATTATTCAGCCAAATGCATGATACTTTTGTCGTCAATATTGGCGGCATTGCCAATATCAGTTTTCTGCCGGGAATGAATAACCATCAACCAATCATCGGTTGGGATTGCGGCCCGGGCAATTGCCTGATGGATGAATTAAGCCAGCGTGAATTTGCCCAATCCTATGATGCCGATGGCGCCATTGCGCAGCAAGGCCGGGTCAATTCAGCGTTACTAACGCTTTGTTTAGCTGATAGCTACTTTGCACAGAACTATCCGAAAAGCACGGGGCGAGATCTATTCAATTGGCAATGGTTGCAACACAAACTCGATCAGTTAGACAGGATTTCCAACCTAGACATTATGGCAACCCTGGCAGAACTGACCGCGAAGACGATCAGCCAAGATATCGAACGCCTGCCCAGTGATCGAACAGGCAATATCATTATTAGTGGAGGTGGTGCCTACAACCCTTATCTAATGGCGCGCTTACAACAATTTTTACCAAGCTTTAAAGTGATTAGCTCCGATCAGCTGGATATCGCTGCCGATGCCATTGAAGCGATGATGTGTGCCTGGCTCGCCCAGCAACGTATCGAGCTGCAAAGCGTCCCCCTTGCCAGTGTTACCGGTGCACAACGTAATGCTGTTTTAGGAGGTTTGTGGCATCCTTAA
- a CDS encoding citrate synthase, with amino-acid sequence MQYIPGLAGVPATESKISYIDGQQGLLTYRGFDIQELAEHSTFEETTLLLLFGHLPTADELTTFDKLLRENRRVKYNIREIMKNLPTTTHPMHMLQVVVASLASFYPSTEYMKGGSENQDYINDVTVKIIAHMGTLVANWEHMRNGFDPIEPRKDLNYAENFLYMVTGEEPDKDWARLLDAILILHAEHTINASTFTTMVTGSTLANPCSVISSAIASLSGPLHGGANQKVIEMLDEIGTPEKARPYIEQRLADKKVIWGMGHREYKTKDPRATILQKLSMELLEKKSGAGELSAAFETAMEVERVCEELLGHKGVYPNVDFYSGILYKEMGFDPGLFTPIFAVARSAGWMAHWREQLQNNKIFRPTQVYTGSGKACYIPLAERE; translated from the coding sequence ATGCAATATATTCCAGGACTTGCTGGTGTACCAGCGACTGAATCGAAAATTTCCTATATTGATGGTCAACAAGGGCTATTGACATATAGAGGCTTTGATATTCAAGAGTTGGCAGAACATTCAACATTTGAAGAAACCACCCTGTTGTTATTGTTTGGTCATTTGCCTACCGCTGATGAATTGACCACCTTTGATAAGCTGTTACGTGAAAATCGCCGCGTTAAATACAATATTCGTGAAATCATGAAGAACTTGCCGACTACCACTCACCCAATGCACATGCTGCAGGTGGTGGTTGCCAGTCTGGCGAGTTTCTATCCTAGTACCGAGTACATGAAAGGCGGTTCGGAAAACCAGGACTACATAAATGATGTAACGGTGAAAATCATCGCCCATATGGGGACTCTTGTAGCCAATTGGGAGCATATGCGCAATGGCTTTGACCCAATTGAGCCACGTAAAGATCTGAACTATGCGGAAAACTTTTTGTATATGGTGACCGGGGAGGAGCCTGACAAGGATTGGGCTCGACTGCTGGATGCGATTCTGATCTTGCATGCCGAGCACACCATTAATGCATCGACCTTTACCACTATGGTTACCGGTTCGACACTGGCCAACCCTTGTTCGGTAATCTCATCGGCGATTGCTTCTTTATCAGGCCCGTTACACGGTGGTGCCAACCAGAAGGTGATCGAGATGCTGGATGAGATCGGCACGCCTGAGAAAGCGCGTCCTTATATCGAGCAACGTCTTGCCGATAAAAAGGTGATCTGGGGAATGGGGCACCGTGAATATAAGACCAAAGATCCACGTGCTACCATTCTGCAAAAACTGTCTATGGAATTATTGGAAAAGAAATCCGGTGCCGGCGAGTTAAGTGCCGCGTTTGAAACCGCCATGGAAGTCGAACGTGTGTGTGAAGAGCTGCTCGGTCATAAAGGCGTGTATCCAAACGTCGATTTCTATTCAGGCATCCTTTATAAGGAAATGGGCTTTGATCCAGGCCTGTTTACGCCGATCTTTGCGGTGGCGCGTTCTGCGGGATGGATGGCACACTGGCGTGAACAGCTGCAGAACAATAAGATCTTCAGACCGACTCAGGTTTATACCGGATCAGGTAAGGCTTGTTATATTCCGCTTGCTGAGCGTGAATGA
- the gmhB gene encoding D-glycero-beta-D-manno-heptose 1,7-bisphosphate 7-phosphatase translates to MTKIIVLDRDGVINEDSDDFIKSADEWQPVAGSMDAIKKLKQAGWTVAVATNQSGIARGYYDRATLTSMHQKMQSLLVDCGVDWVSFAPYLSTDNSPARKPGVGMLTAIEQRFGSCLEKMPMVGDTLADIQVARAKGMQPYLVKTGKGLRTLAKADNELLDVPVFDDLNAVVEMLLQ, encoded by the coding sequence ATGACAAAAATCATCGTTCTGGATAGAGATGGTGTAATTAACGAAGATTCGGATGATTTTATTAAATCAGCTGATGAGTGGCAGCCGGTCGCCGGCAGTATGGATGCCATTAAAAAACTCAAGCAAGCCGGTTGGACGGTAGCGGTGGCAACCAATCAGTCAGGTATCGCGCGTGGTTATTATGATCGTGCCACCTTAACGAGTATGCATCAAAAAATGCAGTCGTTATTGGTGGATTGTGGGGTCGACTGGGTGAGTTTTGCGCCTTATTTATCAACCGATAATTCACCGGCCCGTAAACCGGGGGTCGGTATGCTGACGGCGATTGAACAGCGTTTTGGCAGTTGTTTAGAGAAGATGCCGATGGTCGGCGATACGCTAGCCGATATTCAGGTTGCTCGCGCTAAAGGCATGCAGCCTTATCTGGTGAAAACCGGCAAAGGTCTGCGTACCCTGGCAAAGGCGGATAACGAGTTGCTAGATGTGCCGGTTTTTGATGATCTCAATGCCGTTGTGGAGATGCTTTTACAATGA
- a CDS encoding motility protein A, translating into MSKFATLLGIIIGLIILSLSMIDYQQGQFIYAFLNWQGLALVLGGTFAAVLINYPLRQVGCIFRGFFKVIGSEPASYVDIIEEMVHLSHLSKQKGLLAVENQIDSLDDEFMRFALTETLVYNDLGMLKQSLQNRLINMRLRHYSCQEVYGNMASYAPAFGMMGTVMGLIIMMTNQVGGAGLPYGGEQTQDMLAGLLNGMGLALVTTFYGVLFSNLVFLPIAGKLRVLTDAEVMRNEMIIEGVLGLKKSEPTLLLKERLMAFVNRKTQQKLENLR; encoded by the coding sequence ATGAGTAAATTTGCAACCCTATTAGGCATTATCATCGGCTTAATCATATTGTCATTAAGCATGATCGATTACCAGCAAGGACAGTTCATTTATGCCTTTTTAAATTGGCAAGGACTGGCTTTGGTCTTGGGTGGCACTTTTGCCGCAGTTCTCATTAATTATCCTTTACGTCAGGTCGGCTGTATTTTCCGTGGGTTTTTTAAGGTCATCGGTTCTGAGCCGGCTTCCTATGTCGATATCATCGAAGAGATGGTTCATCTCAGTCACCTATCCAAGCAGAAAGGTCTATTGGCGGTAGAAAATCAAATAGATTCTCTGGATGACGAATTTATGCGCTTCGCCTTGACCGAGACGTTGGTTTATAACGATCTGGGGATGCTCAAGCAGAGTCTGCAGAACCGCCTTATCAATATGCGTTTACGTCATTACTCTTGCCAAGAGGTTTATGGCAATATGGCTTCCTATGCACCGGCCTTCGGGATGATGGGAACGGTGATGGGGTTGATTATTATGATGACTAATCAGGTCGGCGGTGCCGGCTTGCCTTATGGAGGGGAACAAACCCAGGATATGCTCGCCGGTTTGCTTAACGGCATGGGCTTGGCTTTGGTGACTACCTTTTATGGTGTACTGTTCTCTAATCTGGTGTTTTTACCGATTGCCGGTAAATTGCGCGTCTTGACTGATGCCGAGGTGATGCGCAACGAGATGATTATCGAAGGCGTTCTCGGGCTTAAAAAATCCGAACCGACGCTGTTATTGAAAGAGCGCCTGATGGCATTTGTTAACCGTAAGACCCAGCAGAAGCTGGAAAACCTGAGGTAG